The nucleotide sequence CCAGCGCGCGTCGGGCAGCACCTGCCGCAGCCAGGTGGTCTTGCCAACGCCGCGTGGCCCGAGCAGCAGGAAGGAACGCGAGGGCAGGGTCAACCGGCGTGCATACATGGCCGGCATTATGACTGTAAAAATGCTGGCGACCTATACATGAGTCTTCAGGCGACCCGGCAGGCCGCAGGCGTCTGCCCCTGGCGGCAGAGCCGGTCCGGGGCCGTGGCCATGGTCTGTTGAAGCCGAGGCTGAACTTGCCGAGGCCATCGATTGCTATGCCCTCAACGTCAGCCGCAAGGTGGCGGAGCACTTCCTTGCCGTGTTCGAGGAGAGAGTAGAGCGGTCGCTGCCCTTACTCGATTCTTTACCGAGAGCGCGACGGGTTCATCTACATCAGCGCGATTGCGCATCAGTCACGGCGTCCCAGGTACTGGCGGGCGCGCGAGCCATGGAACGTAGCTCTGGCCTTCATCCTGACCGCTGTTCTGTGTGTACGTGGGACTGCTCTGTGGGGCGGCCTCTAGCTGCGAGAGCCGCGCTTGCATCGCCTGCTGCCGTTCTGTACGACGAGGATCCGCTGAACGAATCAGCGCCCGGTGGTCCAGCGTTTCGGCCGCGCGTTGAACCTGAACGTCCATCTGCACGCCCTCGTGCTGGACGGTGTGTTCACGCACGCCGACGGCGTCGTGCGGTTCCACCCGGTGGCGCGTCTGACGAGCGCGGACGTGATGGCGCGGATCGCGCGGCGCGACGATGCCGACGCGAAACGGGCGGACGTGGACGAGGACGCACCCTGCGCGACAGGCGCGCGGGCGGGCGGATACCGATGGGCTGAACTGATGCGCCGAACGTTCGGGGCGGACGTGTTGGCGTGCCTCCGCTGCGGCGGGCGACTGCGTCTTGTGGCGTTGATCGAGCAGGCGTCAGTGATCCAGCACATCCTGCGTCACCTCGGCCTCCCGACCGAGGTTCCGGAGCCGTGCCCGGCCCGTGCGCCACCTCGACTCCTCGAGACGAACGACGACCACGACCAAAGAGCCCCCGACGTCGACGCCGTCTGGTGAGGACAGAGCGTCCTGTGGGGAGAGGTGTCGCCCCGTCCTGCTGTACCCCATTCTGGCCGACCGGGCCGTTTTCGGTGCTGTTCTCTTGAGATCGATCTCGCATTGACCAGGGATTCTCTGCGGCTCCGACCGATCCGCGATTTCACGGGCCGACCGATCTTGGGTTCCAGGTCCGACGAATGCCCGATTTCAGAGCCGACGAACTGTAGAGATCAAGCGTGACGGATCGTAGACTTCATCCATGACGGATTGTAGAGTTCGATGATGACCGACTACCGCGCACGTGTCGTCGACACCGAGCTCAAACGACGCATGCGAGTGATGGGCGCGGTGCTCATTGACGGCCCGAAGGCGGTCGGAAAGACCAGGACCGCGTCGCAAGTCGCTGAGACCGTTCTCCGCCTCGATGTCGATCCGGTCGCACGGGCGGCGCTGGAGACCGCCCCGGAGCAGTTGTTCGAGCGCCCGACGCCGATCCTGTTCGATGAGTGGCAGGACACGCCGGCGCTGTGGAATCACGTCCGGCGCGCCGTTGATGACCGCGGCGAGAAGGGCCTCTATCTGTTGACCGGCTCGGCGACGCCACGCGATACCGCAAGGATGCATTCCGGAGCGGGTCGAATCGCGCGTCTGCGCATGCGGCCCATGTCGCTCTTTGAGTCGGGCCACTCCGACGGCTCCGTCAGCCTCGCCGCGCTTCTCAACGGTGACGAGGTCAGCGGCAGCACGAACACACTCACCGTGCCGCAGCTCCTGGAGCGCATCGTCATCGGCGGTTGGCCCGAGATCACGGACTGGGACGAAGCAGACGCGCGGGACTGGCTGGCGGACTACTTGCGGAACCTCGCGGAAAAGGATGTACCCGATCTCGGAACGCGCAGGAATCCCCAGAACATTGCGCGGCTGCTTGCCTCACTCGCGCGGGCCGTCGGCACGCCCCTCAACCGTTCCGAACTGGAGGTCGAGGTTGGTGGCGCTGGTGGGCAGATCGCATCCGAGACACTCGCTCGCTACCTCGACGCACTGGAGCGCCTCATGCTCGTCGAACCGCTGCCCGCCTGGCGACCGCACATGCGATCGCGGACTCGACTTCGCACGACGCCGGTCCATCACTTCGTCGATCCATCGATCGGAACGGTGGCTCTTGGCGTCGGCACGCCCGGGTTGCTTGCTGACCTGAACGCCGCCGGCTTCCACTTCGAGTCGCTCGCGCTGCGCGACCTGCGCGTTTACAGCCAGGCTCTGGGCGCCACCCTGTCATCGTGGCGCGACACACAGACGAACAAAGAGGTCGATGCGGTGCTCGAGTTGCCGAACGGCAGGTGGGCCGCATTCGAGTTCAAGCTCGGCGAGGCCGCGGCCGATGCCGCCGCCGAGTCTCTCGAGCACTTCGCGGGAAAGGTCGACACAGCCAGGCACGGTGACCCTGTGGCGCTTGTGGTCGTGACTGGCGGCCGTTTCACCATGCGCCGCGCGGACGGCGTCACTGTCGTACCGCTGTCCGTGCTCGGTCCATAGGCGCGGCGCGACGAACAACTCGCAGATTCGTGGCAACCACGCTCCAACTCGCGTGGCACATCACAGCGGTCGCCCTACCACTCGCAGCAGATTCTGGAGTCTCGGCCCTGAATGGCAGATTGTCTCTACTGTGGGGCACCTGCTGGGTTTCTCCGGCGTGAGCACGATGGAACCCACCGGGCAGCCGTGGACTCGATCAAGCAGTTCACCACAGAGGGCCGTGGCGACCGTGCACCGGCGGGTCCGTTCGCAGTAGACTCCAGCTCATCCGGAGGACGCGTCGTCCGCCGAGCGATATGTCGTGCCGACGTCCACCGCGTCCTCCCGCGCTCGCGTCGCCGCCATCGACATCCTCCGCGGTATTACCGTGTTGTGGGTCGCGGCGATGCACTTCTACATCGACACGCGAGGCGTGCCAGGCCCGGACGCCACCGCGTCGGCCGCGTGGGCTGCCGCGAGCGCCGGCCGGTTCGCGGACCTCGCGGCCATCGTCGCGCGCTCGATGGTCGGCCTCCCGGGGTTCCGGCTCGACATCCTGCTGTTTGTCACCGGCCTCGTCCTGTCGATGTCGCGACCGTCGACGGCCAGGAACTTCGCGTGGCGGCGGGCCCGCAGCATTCTGCCCAACTACTGGCTCGGCAGCCTGCTCGTCGCCGGATGGCTCCTGGCGCTGGCCGGCCTCCGCGCCTTCCTGTACGACTCGCCGTTCGACGTGGAGCGGCATCATGGGACGCTGCTGGCGCACGCCCCGTACGTGTTCGAGTGGGGGGATCTGCTCCGCTCGCTGTCGGTCGTCGGCCGATTTGGCGATCCGCGGACCATGCAGGTGGTGGCACCGTCGCTCTGGTACCTCGTGCTGGTGGCACAGGTGTACGTGGTGTTCCCCGCGATGCGTCGCTTGATGGTGCGGCTGGGCGCCGTCCGGTTCCTGCTCGCGGCCACGGCGTTCACGTGTGTGGCCCGGGCGCTGGCCTTCTCCGTCCCGCTCGTCCCGACGTTCGACCCCAACGCCACGGTGATCTGCTTCCTGCCGTTTCGTCTCTTCTCGCCGGCGCTGGGCATGGTCGCGGCCGGCTGGATGGACCGGATATCGTGGCAGCCGCGCTCGGCCATCGTGGCCGCCGCCGCCGTGGGTGGCGGAGGCCTGCTGCTCGCGGCGTCATGGCTGGGGGCGCAGATGAACGAGCCCGGAACGTGGCTGGGCGTGTTCGGTCCGATCCTGCCGTTGACCGCCTCGCTGCCCGGACTGTGGGCGGCGGTCGTCCTGACCCTGCGCTGGCGCCCGGCGTGCGTCGCACTCGCGTGGACCGGGCATCGGTCGCTTTCGGCGCTCGTCGTTCAGGATGTCCTGCGCTTCGCCACGGGCACCATGCTCGTGCTCGTCGGCGGCCCGCTGGTGGCGTCGACGACGTGGTGGGCGCTGCTGTTCTATCTCGGCGCGGTCATGGTCCTGACCGCACTCTGGGATCCGATCCAGCGGGCCGCGACGGATCGCTGGTGGCCGCAGCCGGCTCCCGTTCCGGTGACCAAGGCCGCTGCCGCCTGACCGCGGCGGTGTGCCGCGGCGCCCGGGTCGGAGACGCGAACGTCGTATTCGTGCCGGAGGCCTGACGACGATCCCCACCGTCCTGATCTACGCTGTCGCGCATGACGCGAGCCATCCTCTCGTTCGCACTCGCCGGTGTCGTGCTCGTCGCGCCGGTGCATGCGCAGACGCCAGCCGCGACGGTCGTACGCCAGCCTGAGGCGACGTCGCTCCTCGGCACGCCGCTGTTTCCGCCCGTTCCCATCCCGAACGAAGCGAAGCTGCTCGACGACCTGCGGCTCGCGCAGTCGGTGGCCAACACCACCACGCCTGAGGCCATCATCTGGATCGGCCGCCGCCAGGCGTATCTCTGGCGCTACGCCGCCGCCATCGCCACGTTCACCGACGGCATCAGGCGCTACCCGGACGATGCGCGGATGTACAGGCATCGCGGCCATCGCTACATCACGACGCGACAGTTCGACAAGGCGCGCGCCGACTTCGAACGCGCCGCGGCCCTGATCCGCAACACCGCCGACAGCATCGAACCCGATGGCGCGCCGAACCCCGCGGGCCAGCCGCGCAGCACGCTGCACTTCAACATCTGGTATCACCTCGGGCTCACCTATTACCTGCAGGGCGACTTCGCGAAGGCCCTCGACGCCTACACGCAGTGCATGGCGGTCTCCACCAACGACGACTCGATCGTCGCCACGAGCGACTGGATGTGGATGACGCTGATGCGGCTGGGACGGAAAGACGAGGCCGCGCGCGTGCTGGCGCGCATCACGCCGAGGATGGACATCCTGGAGAACGGCTCGTACCATCGGCGCCTGCTGATGTACAAGGGGCTCGACACGCCAGACGCGTTGCTCGATCCCGCCGGCGCCGACGCGACGACGATCGCCACGCAGGGCTACGGCGTGGGCAACTACTACCTGGTCATGGGCGATCGCGAGCGGGCCCGCCGGACGTTCACGCAGGTGATCGCCGGCAGCGGCTGGAACGCGTTCGGCTACATCGCCGCCGAAGCCGACCTCGCGCGCATGCGATGACGTCCACGGCCCGAAGGAGACATTCGTGTTCACCTCGTTGATGCTCGTCACCACGATGTTGTTCGCGCAGGGTGAGGCACCCGCCATGGAACGCATCCTGATCGATCACCACAAGGCGATCCGCCTGCGCGACGGCGTGACCGTCTACGCGGACGTCTATCGCCCCGCGCGCGACGGACGCTTTCCGGCGATCGTGGTGCGCACACCGTACGGCGTGCAGCGCGAGAACGTCGGCGTCCACGATCGGCTGATCCAACTCGCGCGTCTCGGCTACGCCGTGGTCAACACCGACGTGCGCGGGCGCTACGAGAGCGACGGGCAGTGGGATCCCTTCCGCTTCGAAGCCAGGGACGGCTACGACGTCGTCGAGTGGGCCGCGAAGCAGCCGTGGTCCACGGGCAAGGTGGCCATGCAGGGCGGCAGCTATCTCGGGCACGTGCAGTGGGCGACACTCGGCGAACGGCCGCCGAGCCTCGTGGCGGCGTTCCCCGCCGTGGCGTCGACGAACCTCTACGCCAACTGGATCACGCAGGGTGGCGCGTTCCACCTGGCGTTCAACTTCGGGTGGGGCGTGGTGCGTATGCCGTATCGCATCATGCAGCCGCAGTTGTACTTCACGGGTCCGGATTCCGCGCCCGAACTGCGCTACGAGCATCTGCTCAGGCACCTGCCGCTCGAGACGATGGACGAAGTCGCCTTCCAGCATCCGGTGAAGCACTGGCGCGACTGGCTGGCGCACGACAGCTACGACGCGTACTGGAAAGCGGTGAGCGACGAGGAGAAGTTCGCGAAAGTCAACGTGCCGGTGATGACGCAGGGCGGATGGTTCGACATCTTCCTGCCCGGCACGATCGACGGCTTCGTGGGCGTTCGCGCGAAGGGCGCCAACGAGCGGGCGCGTTCGCTCACGCGCATGGTGATCGGCCCCTGGGGGCACGGCCCGTCGCGCAAGTACGGAGATCTCGACTTCGGGCCCGACGCGGAGCGCACGCTGTTCCAGTACGAACAGCGCTGGCACGACTTTCACATGAAGGGGATCCGGAACGGCGTGGACACCGATCCGCCCGTGCAGATCTTCTACATGGGGATCAACAAGTGGCGCGGCGAGCAGGACTGGCCCATCCCGGGCACGACGTCGGCGCGCTGGTACCTGCAGCCTGGCGGCGGGCTCTCGCCCATCCAGCCCTCGTCAGCCGACGGTTCGACGACGTATCGGTACGACCCGAACGATCCGGTGCCGACAACGGGTGGCAACAACTGCTGTGGCTCGCCCACGATCGCCGGCCCGGTCAATCAGGCGCCGCTCGACGGCCGCAAGGACATCGCACGCTTCACGAGCGACGTGTTGAAGGAACCCGTCACGCTGGCCGGCAAGGTGACGATGGATCTGCACGCCTCGACCGACGGGAAGGACACCGACTGGATGGTGAAGCTCATCGACGTCCATCCCGACGGCAAGGCCTACCCGATGGCGGAAGGCATCCTGCGCGCGCGCTTCCGCGACGGGCTCGACAAGCCCTCGCTGCTCACGCCGGGGCAGGCGTATCGCTACACCGTGGATCTGATCGGCACGGCGGTGGTGTTCCAGCCCGGCCACCGCATAAGGGTAGACATCACGTCCAGCAACTTCCCGCAGTTCGATCGCAACCTGAACACGGGAGATCCCCTGGGCAAGGGCACCATGCCGCGCGTGGCGCAGCAGACGATCCATCACTCGTCGGCGCGTCCGAGCGCCATCGTGTTGCCACTGGTCAGGCCCTT is from Acidobacteriota bacterium and encodes:
- a CDS encoding transposase, yielding MVQRFGRALNLNVHLHALVLDGVFTHADGVVRFHPVARLTSADVMARIARRDDADAKRADVDEDAPCATGARAGGYRWAELMRRTFGADVLACLRCGGRLRLVALIEQASVIQHILRHLGLPTEVPEPCPARAPPRLLETNDDHDQRAPDVDAVW
- a CDS encoding ATP-binding protein translates to MTDYRARVVDTELKRRMRVMGAVLIDGPKAVGKTRTASQVAETVLRLDVDPVARAALETAPEQLFERPTPILFDEWQDTPALWNHVRRAVDDRGEKGLYLLTGSATPRDTARMHSGAGRIARLRMRPMSLFESGHSDGSVSLAALLNGDEVSGSTNTLTVPQLLERIVIGGWPEITDWDEADARDWLADYLRNLAEKDVPDLGTRRNPQNIARLLASLARAVGTPLNRSELEVEVGGAGGQIASETLARYLDALERLMLVEPLPAWRPHMRSRTRLRTTPVHHFVDPSIGTVALGVGTPGLLADLNAAGFHFESLALRDLRVYSQALGATLSSWRDTQTNKEVDAVLELPNGRWAAFEFKLGEAAADAAAESLEHFAGKVDTARHGDPVALVVVTGGRFTMRRADGVTVVPLSVLGP
- a CDS encoding tetratricopeptide repeat protein produces the protein MTRAILSFALAGVVLVAPVHAQTPAATVVRQPEATSLLGTPLFPPVPIPNEAKLLDDLRLAQSVANTTTPEAIIWIGRRQAYLWRYAAAIATFTDGIRRYPDDARMYRHRGHRYITTRQFDKARADFERAAALIRNTADSIEPDGAPNPAGQPRSTLHFNIWYHLGLTYYLQGDFAKALDAYTQCMAVSTNDDSIVATSDWMWMTLMRLGRKDEAARVLARITPRMDILENGSYHRRLLMYKGLDTPDALLDPAGADATTIATQGYGVGNYYLVMGDRERARRTFTQVIAGSGWNAFGYIAAEADLARMR
- a CDS encoding CocE/NonD family hydrolase, translated to MLVTTMLFAQGEAPAMERILIDHHKAIRLRDGVTVYADVYRPARDGRFPAIVVRTPYGVQRENVGVHDRLIQLARLGYAVVNTDVRGRYESDGQWDPFRFEARDGYDVVEWAAKQPWSTGKVAMQGGSYLGHVQWATLGERPPSLVAAFPAVASTNLYANWITQGGAFHLAFNFGWGVVRMPYRIMQPQLYFTGPDSAPELRYEHLLRHLPLETMDEVAFQHPVKHWRDWLAHDSYDAYWKAVSDEEKFAKVNVPVMTQGGWFDIFLPGTIDGFVGVRAKGANERARSLTRMVIGPWGHGPSRKYGDLDFGPDAERTLFQYEQRWHDFHMKGIRNGVDTDPPVQIFYMGINKWRGEQDWPIPGTTSARWYLQPGGGLSPIQPSSADGSTTYRYDPNDPVPTTGGNNCCGSPTIAGPVNQAPLDGRKDIARFTSDVLKEPVTLAGKVTMDLHASTDGKDTDWMVKLIDVHPDGKAYPMAEGILRARFRDGLDKPSLLTPGQAYRYTVDLIGTAVVFQPGHRIRVDITSSNFPQFDRNLNTGDPLGKGTMPRVAQQTIHHSSARPSAIVLPLVRPF
- a CDS encoding acyltransferase family protein, which produces MPTSTASSRARVAAIDILRGITVLWVAAMHFYIDTRGVPGPDATASAAWAAASAGRFADLAAIVARSMVGLPGFRLDILLFVTGLVLSMSRPSTARNFAWRRARSILPNYWLGSLLVAGWLLALAGLRAFLYDSPFDVERHHGTLLAHAPYVFEWGDLLRSLSVVGRFGDPRTMQVVAPSLWYLVLVAQVYVVFPAMRRLMVRLGAVRFLLAATAFTCVARALAFSVPLVPTFDPNATVICFLPFRLFSPALGMVAAGWMDRISWQPRSAIVAAAAVGGGGLLLAASWLGAQMNEPGTWLGVFGPILPLTASLPGLWAAVVLTLRWRPACVALAWTGHRSLSALVVQDVLRFATGTMLVLVGGPLVASTTWWALLFYLGAVMVLTALWDPIQRAATDRWWPQPAPVPVTKAAAA